GCCCTACTGCCCCGGCGGGGACCTCAACGAGCTCCGCCACGCGCAGCCCGACCGCGTGTTCTCGCCCGCGGCCATCCGGTTCTACGTCGCCGAGGTGGTGTCCGCGCTCGCCGAGCTCCACGCCGCCGGGATCGCGTACCGCGACCTCAAGCCCGAGAACGTGCTCCTCCGCGCCGACGGCCACGTCATGCTGACCGACTTTGACCTCTCACGGCAGCTCCCGCCCAGGTCCCCCTCCGCGTCCACGTCCACGTCCACCTCGTCGTCGTGCTCGGCGacatcgtcgccgccgccgcctcaggcCCAGAGCCACGGACGGAGCCAGTACCACCACGTGAAGAACATCTTCAAGAGGAGCGAGTCCGCGGTGACCGCGTCTACTTCCGGACAGGAGGAACCGCGCAACCTGGCCTGGTACCTGGACAGAAGCATCGACGGCGGCGTCGACCAGATCAAGAAGGCGAAATCGGCCAGGGTATCGCCGATGGACCAAGGCAAGAAGCTCTCGAGCTTCTGCTCCGCCGCAGGCGGAGAGCGGTCGTTCTCGTTCGTGGGCACGGAGGAGTACGTGGCGCCGGAGGTGGTGCGCGGCGACGGGCACGAGTTCGCAGTCGACTGGTGGGCGCTTGGGGTGCTCGTCTACGAGATGTGCCACGGGCGGACACCGTTCCGGGGCCGGAGCCGGAAGGAGACGTTCCGGAACGTGCTGCTCCGGGAGCCGGAGTTCACGGCGGacgcgcggcggcggtggccggagCTAACGGACCTCATCTCGCGGCTGCTGGAGAAGGACCCTTCGCGGAGGCTGGGTTTCGCCAGCGGCGCCGACGAGGTCCGGGCGCACCCGTTCTTCGCCGGGGTGGCGTGGGACCTGCTCGGGGAGGTGTCCCGGCCGCCCTACATCCCCGCGCCGGCCGACGACATTGTCTCCTGCGATGGGTTCAGCGTGGTGGAGTACTTCGATAAGCTTCACCAGCCCCCACTGTCGCCGGCGGAGCACTCGCCCGAGGAAGACCTCTTGCCGGAGTTCTGACACCGGTTGTTCCCGCTCGAGATGTGTgctccatgttttttttttcgtttCGCACCCTCTAAGATCACTATATCATTATCTCAGTGATTTGTGTAAATAGTGAGGGCTTTTGTTGTTTAACGAAGAGAGTTGGGGAAGCCTGGTGAAATTGAGAAGGATACAGTCGAGTGATGAGTCGACACTCGACAGAGACTAGTGGTTTCAAGTCTTTCgtcagtttcaaaaaaaaaaaaaagtctttCGTCAGTTTCTTTACTACCACAGCAACCGTAACTGAACTACTGTGCTGAAGATGTCAGGCACTGATGCACGATCATGAATTCCTTGCGCATACCACAGATCAATTACTGAATTATTATGCCACAGATCAATTACTGAATTACAGTTGGTCATGACTCCATAGTACGGTTACATCTTCAGAAAGAAAAGAGCGTCATTGACGGCGGAGTTGCTTGGTACAGTACTATACCAGTATAAACTCTGTTGGACCATGAATTCACTCCCATCTCTGAATGTTGGACCATGTACGAGTCGATTCCGTCCATGGCTCGTACCACTTCTCTATATTTGTACGTGCTCAATTGATCTGTAAATGTTGTACTGCCGGTCAATGCATGTCAATGCATGTTTTCTTCAGCGATGGCTAACATAACCGATGGCTAGCTGTTTCATCAGAACTTCAGTAAGTCTGCTTGCCAATTCTTCATTTCTGTCCCAAATTCGAGATTCTGTATAGTATTCGATTAGTGCTATCGAAAAGAAGTCTTAGGGCTATTTTGAAACTCAAATCCCCTTGGGATCCCTGACTTTTTCCAAGATGGAAAATCTACGGAGATATCGTTTGAATAACTCATTTAGTTCGGAGGGTTTTCCATCACTGGTATGCCTCCCCTTACTTCTAAATTAGCTCTTATTTTACTTCGATCAATTCAAGTATAGGACTTTTCGGTTGAGTTGAAACGGTGTTATGTCTGAAAAAAAACACAGATATACGGCTCTGGAAACTTAATTATAGCTGAATTATTTCTGAGAATTAAGAACTTCAAGCGCGCGTGCAGAGCTTATCTGATCTGAAAACGCTAGCGATATAGATTGCTAGCATCAGACAGTGGGGACACAAATTAGGTGATCTACTTTGAGCTTGACCAAGCGCTTGTTTGCGCCATTGACGAAGACCTACTAAATTGCTTCACCTTGGCGCTTAGCGACCGAGCAGCACTTGGAGAAGAGTTTTATTATGTTATCAGCACAAGCCGCCTAGTTTATATCAACCGGTTCACCATCAGAGTCGACAAGACAACTAAAACCTATGAGAACGTCACTGTTAGCCACGCAATCTACAAACCGCACGATTGGGAGGGTTTGATGGAGAGTGTTCATGGACCGGGGGACATTGAAGCAGAGCTTGCTTTCATGTGTGCCGAACTTAATGTGTAGGTTCCGCATATAAATATGCACTCACGGGACAGTGGCAGGTAGATTATATATAATCCCTTTGTCATGAGATGAATGAAATTCTAGCATAGTCTCGGGTTAAATCATTTTGAGTTTAATTAACCAAGATTATATAAAAAGCatcaatattaatatttatgatagcaAATAATTGGTTTTAGATTTACTGTGGAATAtatttcatagtatacctattatATTTTACATCATCAATATTGGTagtttttttctataaatttggtaaaAGCTTTAATAAATAGTTTAAGTATCGATAAAGCTAGAATTATATTTTTTAGGAGTACTGAGGCGGTATTTTCTAATGAACTTTGGCTAGCTAGTAGATAATACATATCTTTGTTTCACGGCATTCAACGTAAGCAGACTAATGCAGACATCATAGCTAGTAATCACTATTAACAAGATCAACCATGTACTATTGCGTATCGCGGTACTTCTGCATGCTCAGGTAATTTCTGCGCACACCCTGCTGCTGCTTTTTCATTGTATGCCACAACAAGGACTGTTGCAGGAGTTGATTTCGGCGGGAGGTCGATTTGTGGTTATTACTTATTACTTGCAAGGGCAAGGATTCTCATTGGCACTCCCCCCTAGGGATATTAACTTATTTGGGTTTTTTTTGCCCTTAGGGGCATATGCTCCTACCCAATACATCATTGGATGTATGCTAAATCATCAAGGTCAGGACAATTGGATGCTCCACGTTGTTTGGAGGTGGGACTCCATCGCTGCGTGCTCGACTCATAGTGAGGTCGATGATGGCGGTAAATCAAAAACACAAGTTGCCTGTAATAATGCTTGAAGTGGTACCCTTGAGGCTTTAGAACTCTTGTTGGGTTTGTAGCGCCTACAATATGTTGAGCTTCAATGTACTTGAACGCTTTATTTATGCAATCTATGAAGTGGGTGAAAACTTACTTCTAAAATATGCCAAACAAACAATTAATCATCTTTACACATTGGCCACATCGTAGTGCACACATGCCAATGCACATCCAATGGTGCATTGGGCAGGCGCATATGTCTCTAAGGGCAAATTTAACTTTCCCCCAACTTGAAGGATCAAGGGTTTTGGAGGCACTTGAATTTGTAGCATGTGTTATACTTGACGGTTCAACTCTCAATGTTTTTCATGGGTTTAGATACATTTTGGTTTGGTTATGTGAAACTTTAGATCTTGCAACGTGATCAAGGTTTTGGAGTTGATCAGCAGATTCGGCATGAGAACACTGTACTCTGACTTCAGTGTTGAACGGGGCTATTCATCCGAAGCATCGGCTGTCGTGACCAAGATCACTAGAGAAGAAGATGAGAGCACTTGGAGTGTTGGATAGAATattgtttcttttttatttttaggTTCTATCATAATTCATATGTAATCTAAGGTTTCATTAAATGTGCCAAATTGTAAAATAATTTCTCCTTCCCATCGTAAAAGAAAAACATACTCTATAAAAGATgcattggagttttttcttttcGGTGACATATTTTAGATTAGAGGGTTCGCACATCGATGTTGAAGTGCAAAGGTCACCGTTAGCCCTTGCAGCGCCATGCGTGCATGAATACGGCTAGGCTTGCAGGGGTGACCTAGGGGTCGAATTGGCAGACACTGGCGGAGCCTCTCCTATATCTAGCTAGAGGCGAAACAGGGTCCTTGTGCTTGTATTTTATGGAGAAATTACTAGTACTAGACAGGTGGTGCGCGCTCTGCGCAAGCGTAGAGGAGGGAAACGGCGCAGTAGGGCAGGAGCAGGGGtgggcaaaaaaaaaattgcaaaaagaaaagaaaaagaagaaaaaattgaACAGTGTCGAATAGCGGCAGAAGCACGAAGAGGCCAGGCTAGGGATTCGTGGGCGCTTTGGCGCTCAAAGAGAGTAGTTATTCTTTGTACAAGGCTTAAAAGTAAATTGTTTTGCAGATATACTGCATAAATATAAAACGTTTACATCAACAACTTATTAAGAAGGATCATACATTGATTTTGTCGAACAATTTAGCCCCCCCTATTAATCCCCATCCTCCGCGCGCCACTGCCGGCAGACAACGGTACTGGCTGCCTGCAGGTACGTAATCCGCGACACATACATGCACGCACGTCGCGCACGAGAGATGCCGGGCGCGGCAGCTGCTTCTGTCCGGAACGATAAGAACACCGGATTCGGTGCAGTGAAGGCGTGGCCCTGCCCTGCCCTGGATGGCTGGAATGCACCATGCATGCATATACGGCTTGGCATGCACTTATGGGTAGTCAACGCCGACTGATCGATCAGGCACGGCGCGAGCACGTGCTGGTTGGGAGATGGGAAAGGGGTCTTgcgtaaggctgtgtttagtttggAAGTTTGAATTTggtgctactgtagcactttcgtttttatttagcaatcagtgtttaaatatggactaattaggcttaaaacattcgtctcgcaatttcccaccaaactgtgcaattagttttttttcgtctacatttaatgctccatacgcggaccgcaaacattcgatgtgataggtactgtagcactttttgggattttggggtccaactaaacatgCGCTAAGTGCGTTTTAGTTGgggaaatttgagaatttggttatagtagtatttttgtttttatttagtaattagtgttcaatcatggactaattaggctctaAATGtttgtctcgtgatttccaactaaactgtgtaattaattttttttctatatttaatactttatgcacgtgtcgcaagattcgatgtgatagtgactgtagcactttttagaaaaagtttttttttttactaaacGTGGCCTAAACTCGTTGGTGTGTCATGTAGTACCGCGCTCTCGTTGCAGTACACACACGTATAATGGACGCGCGCCTATAAACAAGTGGTAGCTCCGACCCTTCGCAACTCAACTGTTGTCTCTCCTGTCCTGTCGCCGGCGCGCCCGCGTCCTACTCATGTAAAGATAGACAGTGTAAACAAACTACTAAACCATGTTATAAATATCATATTTATGTAATAAAGTATATGATAAAGGACGTAGACTAATTTCTTATAAcataaaatgactaataaaaatgttaaataaaagttgattcaatagctcatgtatatcaagtaagTTTGAAAACTATTCTTTATTAagcaaaagtattatagaacatATGCGTGACACCTAAATAAGGATTGAAATACAAATTTTGCTATAGAAAAAGAGcaactagctaatatttctaatgGTCTAAAAATAAAACCTGAAACTGAATCCAGCTCAAGACTTAGAAGATTTTTAAGTTTAAAAATAGGATGACGACGCTATATTGGCTAATCAATTCCGTGCAATTTAACTAGGCAGTGATGTCATGTTTTAGCTCATGCTGGTAGTTTGATATGCCCActttagcatagtgaaggtgGTTTGGTCTCAACTTCTATAGTCCGGTTGTTATTGAcgttttaaaattcgtgcacatcACCTGCTCGGTCTGTGTGCGCGGTCACCATGCGCCTGTGCTCGCCGTGGTCATCCCGGCTGGGCCACGCGCGCGTGGCTGCATTGTTGGGTCAAGGTCGTCCTCGGGCGGCAGTGGCTTGGCTGTGGCCTAGCCGCCACTGGCcgctgccgcgcagagccgccgctgctgctccccTAGCCGTGCGGTGCTGCTGTCTGTCCCGCCGCTCCTAGCCGTGCATAGCTACTGTCGGTGCCGTCGCCTCACCATCGCGTCTGCACCCCCCTGCACCTCAGTGCCGCTGCTGGCCCGGTCCGATGCCTGCCACTGCTACGCGCACATGGCTGGGCTCGTCGTcgtcttgccatttatggcactacggccgCGCGGGCCGTGCCCAATCGTGGACGCACGCGGTTGGTCAGTGTTTGTGCGCGTGTCTCCCCGTTCGCGCCGGCCACGTCCCGCCAAGATGAGGTTGAGCTGAGCCCCACCTACCTACCTCTCTTTCTACTTCCATGGTCGGCTGGGCCGCACCATTAAATCCGTCAGGGAGAGATCATCTCGAGCCGATTCATCGTGTCGCTAGCTTCGCCATCAAGTCACCTAGCCACCTGACCCCACCCTGCCTTGGACAGAGCCTAGCCAAGCTTTAATTTTGGCATTTCCTCGCCGCTAGGCCGATAAGGCCGTGTGCGTCAAAAGCCGATGGCAGTTCCCCATTGAACCACCCGTAGCCAATTCGTCTGACCACTAGCTTCGCCTTGACTCTCTCTCCACCCTACGTGTACCAgcggaaccgctaccgcctccccggCGTCACTGACGCGGCCGTGTCCGCCGTGGCTCGTCGCTGAGCTTGctgcgcgcacgtggccagcccatCCCAGGCCTCCTCCGCTACAACCACCACACCGGTCGAGCCCGTAGTAAGTCCCTAGTGCTTGCTCGCTAGCCGGTTAGGTCCTTAGGTGCTCTGGTTTGCCAGAACAGTCGCGCCACCGTCGTGGATGGCCGCGTGTCGCTGCAGCTTGCTCCAGCGAGTCCCGCTGCCCCGCGTTGCCGCTTAGCGTAGGCGTTTTGGCTGTAGTTGGAGGTTGGCCCGATCGATGGGCCTGTGTGAGCCTCTGGTGGCCGGCATAGCCACCCAATGCCAATGCTCGTCGTGCCACCGTGCACGGGGGTAGTCGTGTGGGGGGGGGGAATTAGAGGAAGGCCAGGAGGTTAAGTGAAGAGGTCAGAGAGAGAAAAAATTAGTAAATGGATGGCGACGTAGTTTCAGAAAAGATTAGGGTCTCTTTTGTAAAAGAGCCACGCCTACGCGGGTTTCCCTCTTGGGCCGCATTGATGGGCCGGCCGACACGCGTGGTCCGCGCGTTTGTGGGCAGCGAGGTcggtttcattttttttctttttattagaAATAGGTAACAGCTTTCTATTTTAATTTATGAGCTAGATTTGTATAATTAATATAAATTTTTATAGAtgtctaaaaattgtgaaactcattttgttaggttcctaaaatcactGTCTACTtgatagtgtagttagttcatacatattTGTGTTGATACTAAAcgatattaaatcatttgaaagtgcttaatattattaaggtaattattgtaggaatttttgtggtaatttggtgatagctttaatcctgaaatttttacagtagcttcattgtattattatgtgctcactgtaatttttgtagccttacaCTGGACTAaatattagggtagttaaatgttttatgtttaaatatacattaaatctttAATAGAGATAAAGGCATACCATTGAATTGCGAAACTAGGTGCTTGTTAGTTGAACTCATTGTCTTGCTTAATGAAGATGATAGTtcgcttagtatcttagtcattagagctagcttagtagcttagcatgtgtattcttattttaagagttgttgttgcctaaatactgaattattgcatcatcatcatcgcatgcatatagagaacgagttggcggagatcgtgaccaccggcgagcccaagttcgaggagaccgtcgaggagtatgaggaggagattctcatataggaggaggtcccggagccaccactgactaactcagctgacaccgcgcctgcctaaggcaagcctcggtgcataacccttatttttgataatcaccgtaaatatatgtgatgtgcatttacgttacaggaattctataaaaaccacatgcatatatatatatgcaggttcgagtagctgttatgcttaggttattggtagcgtgagtaacctaccgttactcacaataggtgattattattactttcataataaaaataataaaaagaaaataGAGACTGGACAAGGATATGGCATGGGTTATTGGTggatgtaacaagttgtgtcccaCAGCCACGGGGCttaacttggttacactgttttccctatccatgtcgattgaggaccgtccgttactatggatggtagtcaggtcacatatttattatccttagtacatacttacttatgggagtaggaaggctcgttgcgctcttgtcgtaggttttggctctttctagaccgactgattggaggcagagaaatatggaggtctaagcaccatgctgagaccgggtctcaagagtgggggcttagagtctaagtttagatggggacctagacccctcgacaAGAGTGGAGTGGATTGGTCTCATTTGtgtctagggtacaagcgagacgtgtgtttcggggtacccagctgggatacattggttcacgaatcgctgttttcgtgagacggtacgacttgactatggtctagcaccgtagtaaaaactggaagatgaaagatggtgaaatggttctaattgctcaACTATTTCTGGAaattagaacaggtgcttacctagaatggttagctaattaaGTAAtcgtgactgctaataaaacttgaccctAAGGATATTCTTTTAGTAATGTTTTTTTCGTAAACAAAAGAAAACAACagaccatattgcctatcatgttCCTTGcaagtcgggaaactattcctactagtcgggtaagtcttgcgagtacattgtgtacttagtgtttattttaccctattgcaggtgcagcttgaggagttagctcttgtgtggaggattctttcgGTGGACATAGATGGATCCGTGCATCATTCCCGCTAGATGATTATTACATTTCCGTTGTTTAAGTATCGCACTCTGAACACTGGTattgaaataaataatttttaagactctaagttgtatgaaatggactaagtattgtaagctcgtactcattattggattctggatgtgaAACATGGATTAtttcgagttctctcttggggtgtgctcgatgaaactaTTCGGTATAGTCCACTTTCGGGGTGTTTAGTGTTTAGTGGAAGACAAGCTCCTCCGAAAATGTGTTATTCCAAGCGGTCCCGTCATAGATAGATAATCATAGGTGGGGGACAATTGCTGATGATTTTTATTACGGTTAACAATTGAacgaatatatatataaaaaagaacGAAATGGAGtcaacaaaaaaaatgaaaaaaagccTCCGATCGACAATGACAGTGGCTGCTGGGAGTGGGATTATGGCTCTGTTCGACTGGCTGAATTTTggttgaaactgactgaaaacactattctgactgaattattgtgagagaaaaatactattctaattgAAAAAAACCCGAACAAACCAGATATGGGTAAACCGAACGGGGGGCCTATATTAAAGACGCTGCTAGGTAATGGTTTGCAACTTTGCATGGCATGCACGTTAACCAGTGCATTAACCAGCGGCCGGACAGGACAGAGACAGATGGAACGGTCTGTCCGTGCGGCCAGGCCAGCACGACTGCATGAGGATGGATGGGATCATGGGATGAGCGGCACTGCCGGCACAAGAGGTGTCTGAGATATGACGGGAGCACTGTGCGTTTTGACCGGCGCCGTGTGATTTGCAGTTGCATGCAATGCTTGCATGCATAACAGCTGGAGAGGGTAGTGCATGGCGTAAATGGGCGGCTGTCGTCGATCGCTTGTCTAGCTGTAGCTGTAGTGTAGGCCTTGCTTGTTGGGAGTTTGCCGACGTGGGGACGGACAGAGCTACGGGCAGCCGACGGCGACGTGCATGCATGGTTGCGCGTTGCGCTCACAGTCACAGATATAGGAGAAGCCTGCGTCCGTCAATAAGCAGAAACAGCCGCACTCGTGTTAATCTAGCTATCTGCTGGACTGATACTGATTCAGCTGCCGGGCCTTGTTTGTCTGAAAACCCGATGGTTTATCGTAAAGGCCCTCTTCGGTTTACCTCATATTCGATTTGTTCGACTTTTTTTTTTaactagaacaatatttttctctcataataattcagtcaaaacagtattttttagcCAGTTTTAGCTAAAATTTTACCAACCGAACGGCGCCTTTTAATCGAACAAGATACGAACCATCCTGTCCTGTGATGTGTGACTCACTGACGCTGCCGGCCTGCCGGGGCCGGTTGGGAACTCGGCCCGCGCGGTGGAAGCATGAGGACCAACCAAACAAATACTAGGCTGCAGCCGGGCTATTAGAGGGAGTTGGGCTTTGATCAATTTGCTATGAATGCACGTCATGGGCTCATGGCGCCAGAACATGGTTTCTTTTTTTAGCCTAAAAAATTATTATTATCTATGATAGTCATGCAGATGCATGTGCGTGAGTGCGTGACCGTATTCATTTGTCACGCCATGGCTCTCTTAGGCAGCGTGACAAAAAGAATTAGTCCCTGATATATGCTACTATtactatttttggaaaaaaaaaactcgagAACACTCTGTGCACATTATTCAGCCTAAACGAAAATGCTTGCTGCAGCAGCGCCTGTAAGGAAAATGGTACCTTGTATAGGCCattatgtgattttggtgtttgatgtatAACATGATCATTTGGACTAGTAAAGTTTGCTACTATACAAGGTCTAAATTCAAATGGATACAAGGTTGGCTTAGACTTAGGCAACATGCATGGACATTGGGATGGTAAACAACTCAAGCAAGACATTAAAAGCCACGTTGAAGATCTATAGGGCATGCGAGAAGTCCATGACAGGAAGAAAGTAGAAGCTCGAACGCGAAGACATAAAAGAAACTGAAGCCATTAAAGCCAAGACAAAGAGACGGATGAATTGGTCTTGTCTCATGATTTTGTATTTACTCAAATTGATATGATATCAGTTCAAAAATGTAGATCTCTTCATTAGCTTTCAAAAATTCCAAGAGCatcaaaatcggagttcggagcaAAATGTTATGATCAAAATACGAAAGTGTATGTGACTAAAAATTGAGCAGCGGAAAACTCCATTGCTATTCTTGGTGACCaccagaaagaaaggttaattaaTACCATTTCTCCTATGACCACCGGAACTTTCAGTGCTTACAGAAAAGGGtagttagaccaccacttatgcgcttgctctaggtttaggtctagtgtttagtgaggtttgcaaacCTCTTGCCGCTCGTTGATTTtgctaggctagttgataggattggaaccttagttgtacatctagatagattaGTTTCTTACATAGATTTTGTTAAGTAGAATTAGAGGCCATAAAGTAAAAGTTTTTGAAAGCCTAATTCACCATATtttctcttaggcgtcacggtccctaaaACACCCCTCGGCAGGAACTATGGTGTATTTGGTTGGTCGGCTTTGCTCATCCTACACGGGCGGAGCCGTATAAAACTAAGCGGGCAACATGTTTGTTTAGCTGTGTATCTGCATGAGTAGATACATAGCTGTGTATCTGCATGAGTAGATACAGGCTTTCGGGATATGTCCAATTTAAGCTCCACTCGCCAACCAAGCTCGGTGGATGCAGAGATAAGGTGCAGCGTCCATGCGTCAGTCTCACAAGTTAGATAAATTGCATTCGCTTATTTATGCAACCAAACAGTATCTCAGTTTTTCTATATCCTCTCTTGCAACTTCATCGAACACTTTATTTGCTGAAATAAGGTTACACCCAACCTACATCATTCGTAGAAAATGCAACCCTGTCCGATAACAAAACACACACATAGTCATCGACCAGTTGCCGCTCCTACGAAAGGGCAGCCGAGCGGGGCCATTTTCGCCGCGCCAGCCAGTTGGGCCGTCGCCGTCGGGGTTGCGCCATCGTGCAGTTCGTGCGTTTCTCTCGTTTTTGTGCCGTGTGGGCTTTTAGACCGCGCGACGGCCCACGAGTTCGTTTCCTCCCAACCCCCGACTCCGGGCAAGGGCTGTGCGCGCTTCGATTGGAACGGCGGCTGGCTGATGTTGATCCATGGCCGGTGGGACGTCAGTACGTTCCCTCTCACCGTCATCTCCTCGGCGCCTTCCTTGAATGGTGGTTGGTTCTCAGCTGGCACACCAGTACACCACACTGTCCACACTCCACACACAACATCACCCCACCATGACCAATGATGGATAAGACCACAAGTAAAGTGGAAACAGCTCACCCACAAGTGGCCTGCTGACCCAAGTGTCGGTGAACAGAAAGAAATGGATCCAAGGCACAAGAGCTGACAGAATATTCCTTTTGAAAAAGGAAATGGGAGGGCAGGCAGAATAATGAAGGTTGAACGGCAACGTGTGCCTGTATGATGCTACGTCTCCCAATCTTTCATGATCACATCACATTCATAGCCACTGTAGAATACAATTGCACTATCTCATATACAAAAGAAAAATAATGTAGAACTATTCTCAAATTTCTTGTATGCTAGACAGAAATAACCAATGCACGGGCTCACAGAGGAACGGATATACAAGAACAAATGAATACTAGCATTTTGCCATCGCTATTCGGTTGCAGTTTCTTTTTCACGGTTGTCCCACCATTTCTACAATGCAGAGATCAAAGAGGCTCCACGGGCAGTATTGATCATCGCCGCTCAGACCATACTTCTCGCAGGAGCTCGTGTCTGACATTCTCTATGGAGGCTCCCTGCCGAGTGCTGAAATGAGCGACGCCAGTGTTGCACGGGGAGGGGGGATTGCTCTTGTCGTACAGGGATGCCAGGGGGAACTCCAGGTCATCCAGATCGTCATCGCTGGTGTACCCTCTCCTCTGCACCATTGACCCCCTCCGGTCCAGCTCTGGATTACCACAAGCCGTGTCAGCCACTTTTTCCGTGACGTCCTCCAGCGTAGGGGGGCAGTATACCACTGGAGCGGCGGTGACTGGGAATGTGCTGATCATGTTTTTCTCTGTGAAACGCTCCAGGAAGCTCTGCAAGGTATTAGTCGCAATACCAGTTGAGCAATCTGACATGTAGGTAACACAAGATTCTTCCAAATCGAAGGCAGAACAAACCAGTTTAGTAAACGGAAAGTATACCTCAGAATTCAGCTCCTCTAGAACCATGCCAGGAACAGGATCAGGGCAGAACTCGTCAGGAGTGAAGTTGCAGAGTATTCTTGTTACTAGTGGAAGGCCAATGGAAGGGCAGACCTGATGCAAAACAGGAAGATCTAAACTTACTGAGGCACATATTAGGACCTGGGAATGAGACAGGAACTACGAATGGAAGCATACCTCTTTCCTAATGGTTTTCTCGAGAAGCATGTCCTTCGGGAGCATCAAAAGATCACTCAA
Above is a genomic segment from Miscanthus floridulus cultivar M001 chromosome 3, ASM1932011v1, whole genome shotgun sequence containing:
- the LOC136546484 gene encoding serine/threonine-protein kinase UCNL-like — encoded protein: MEIDLHDVRAARVLGRGAMGTVFLAMDGAGGEAYALKVFDKRCSPAAAARPAAGADAARRARWEVSVLSRLAHPHLPSLLGCAETPDLLAWALPYCPGGDLNELRHAQPDRVFSPAAIRFYVAEVVSALAELHAAGIAYRDLKPENVLLRADGHVMLTDFDLSRQLPPRSPSASTSTSTSSSCSATSSPPPPQAQSHGRSQYHHVKNIFKRSESAVTASTSGQEEPRNLAWYLDRSIDGGVDQIKKAKSARVSPMDQGKKLSSFCSAAGGERSFSFVGTEEYVAPEVVRGDGHEFAVDWWALGVLVYEMCHGRTPFRGRSRKETFRNVLLREPEFTADARRRWPELTDLISRLLEKDPSRRLGFASGADEVRAHPFFAGVAWDLLGEVSRPPYIPAPADDIVSCDGFSVVEYFDKLHQPPLSPAEHSPEEDLLPEF